In one Microbacterium invictum genomic region, the following are encoded:
- a CDS encoding ABC transporter ATP-binding protein has protein sequence MPAHPRDQAAPRTARAAGPRLLRARDVAITHEGADVATPAAATLDVAPGEVVLLLGPSGSGKSTLTLALNGLIPQAIPATVVGDLDVDGLDVAATPVSTLSTRVGMVFQDPDAQLVTGTLLDEVAFGPENLRLPVGEVLGRAEAALRRVGLWERRRENPDRLSGGGRQRLAIACALALGSPLLVLDEPTANLDPRGIDEVYAALAEIVAAGDRAILLVEHNLDAAVDLVNRVVVLDAEGRLFADGSTDHVLRTRAHELHEMGVWLPVSTLAALRLRAAGYALDPLPLTPAELTAALDAAPALASPFTASSASPLPPSSPLEARTIGPDADFSASNVRVSAESPRLDREPGPAGAARGARPTTAPAPTPAVEVRNLTVRRGGTEILHGVDLDVAAGEFVAIVGANGAGKTTLLQAVAGVIRPPRGTVTVGGTDVARADIRTLARRVGFVFQNPEHQFITRSVFDEVAHGLRLQRLPDDEVGARTAGILARFGLSDKAATHPFLLSGGQKRRLSVATALVTGAPVLALDEPTFGQDRARADELLTLLADLNADGTTVLVVSHDMQLVAEHADRVVVVDDGRIRAAGAPADILSDLALLGSTGLAAPPLARAMTALQRHPSLRRVTRLADLPGGAP, from the coding sequence ATGCCCGCCCACCCCCGCGACCAGGCCGCTCCGCGCACGGCGCGGGCCGCCGGCCCGCGCCTCCTCCGGGCTCGGGACGTCGCGATCACCCACGAGGGAGCGGATGTCGCGACGCCCGCGGCCGCGACCCTCGACGTCGCACCGGGCGAGGTGGTGCTGCTGCTGGGGCCCAGCGGTTCGGGCAAGTCGACGCTCACCCTTGCGCTGAACGGTCTGATTCCGCAGGCGATCCCCGCCACGGTCGTCGGCGACCTCGACGTCGACGGCCTCGACGTCGCCGCCACCCCCGTGTCGACGCTCAGCACCCGGGTCGGGATGGTCTTCCAGGACCCGGACGCCCAGCTCGTCACCGGCACCCTCCTCGACGAGGTCGCGTTCGGGCCCGAGAACCTGCGCCTGCCGGTCGGCGAGGTGCTCGGGCGCGCCGAGGCGGCGCTGCGCCGCGTCGGCCTGTGGGAGCGACGTCGCGAGAACCCCGACCGGCTCTCCGGCGGCGGCCGCCAGCGACTCGCGATCGCCTGCGCCCTGGCCCTCGGATCACCGCTGCTGGTCCTCGACGAGCCGACGGCGAACCTCGACCCGCGGGGGATCGACGAGGTCTACGCCGCCCTCGCCGAGATCGTCGCCGCGGGCGACCGGGCGATCCTGCTCGTCGAGCACAACCTCGACGCCGCCGTCGACCTGGTCAACCGGGTCGTCGTCCTCGACGCCGAGGGGCGGCTCTTCGCCGACGGATCGACCGACCACGTGCTGCGCACCCGCGCGCATGAGCTCCACGAGATGGGGGTCTGGCTCCCGGTCTCGACCCTCGCCGCGCTGCGGCTCCGCGCCGCAGGGTACGCCCTCGACCCGCTCCCCCTGACCCCCGCCGAGCTGACCGCCGCGCTCGACGCCGCCCCCGCTCTCGCGTCCCCCTTCACCGCATCCTCCGCGTCCCCGCTTCCGCCCTCCTCCCCCCTCGAGGCGCGTACGATCGGCCCGGACGCGGACTTCTCCGCGTCGAACGTCCGCGTCTCGGCCGAATCTCCTCGCCTCGACCGCGAGCCCGGCCCAGCCGGCGCCGCGCGCGGCGCGCGCCCCACGACCGCACCCGCACCCACCCCTGCCGTCGAGGTGCGAAACCTCACAGTCCGCCGCGGCGGCACCGAGATCCTGCACGGCGTCGACCTCGACGTCGCCGCGGGCGAGTTCGTCGCCATCGTCGGCGCCAACGGCGCCGGCAAGACCACGCTGCTGCAGGCGGTCGCCGGCGTCATCCGTCCCCCGAGGGGGACCGTCACGGTCGGCGGAACGGATGTCGCCCGCGCCGACATCCGCACCCTCGCGCGCCGCGTGGGCTTCGTCTTCCAGAACCCCGAGCACCAGTTCATCACCCGCAGCGTGTTCGACGAGGTCGCGCACGGGCTGCGCCTCCAGCGCCTTCCCGACGACGAGGTCGGCGCGCGGACCGCCGGGATCCTCGCCCGCTTCGGCCTGTCTGACAAAGCCGCCACCCACCCGTTCCTCCTCTCGGGCGGGCAGAAGCGCCGCCTCTCCGTCGCCACGGCGCTCGTGACGGGTGCACCGGTGCTGGCCCTCGACGAGCCCACCTTCGGTCAGGACCGTGCGCGCGCCGACGAGCTCCTCACTCTCCTCGCGGATCTGAACGCCGACGGCACGACGGTGCTCGTCGTCTCGCACGACATGCAGCTGGTCGCCGAGCACGCCGACCGTGTCGTGGTGGTCGACGACGGGCGCATCCGCGCCGCAGGCGCGCCCGCCGACATCCTCTCCGACCTGGCCCTGCTCGGGTCCACCGGCCTCGCCGCGCCCCCGCTCGCCCGCGCGATGACGGCGCTTCAGCGGCATCCGTCCCTCCGTCGGGTCACCCGCCTGGCCGACCTTCCCGGCGGTGCGCCATGA
- a CDS encoding D-alanyl-D-alanine carboxypeptidase, with protein sequence MTTELDEPGGFADFDALVRDAARAPEGLADVDPRRRRRRRWIGWTVALVILALVIGGPTAYVTWALTAPLPAASASFTEPAVPVTAAATLSLPAQGSSAISVAGGNEYLGAEAAGIWATSGPQEPAAMASITKLITALVVLDAHPLASPEDQGPTLWFDGADEDLYDTYYVQNVTIAPMPAGSSMTLRGALATMLIPSASNYADVVSTWAFGSRAGFVAAARAWLDGHGLAQTTVVDPTGISPRNTSTPADLIALGRIAAAHPDIAAIVDTPSATIGSAGIVNNTNGLLGTAGITGLKTGNLGAGTFAFLYTSRLDVGVGTPLAVVGVMLGGQSRESVNGDVLRLLGSIQEGFHDVPLVTAGQQLGDVTAPWGGAARVVTASAADIRTWSDTPITVTSDIRTPETYVDGEVIGSITWTAGPRTATVDVVIEGEIEPPTEWWRLTHPSELGG encoded by the coding sequence GTGACGACGGAGCTGGACGAGCCGGGCGGTTTCGCCGACTTCGACGCCCTCGTGCGCGACGCCGCACGGGCACCCGAGGGACTGGCCGACGTCGATCCCCGGCGCCGCCGGCGGCGGCGCTGGATCGGCTGGACGGTCGCCCTGGTGATCCTCGCCCTCGTGATCGGCGGACCGACGGCATACGTGACCTGGGCGCTGACCGCGCCGCTCCCGGCCGCCTCGGCGTCCTTTACCGAGCCGGCCGTCCCGGTCACCGCCGCCGCGACGCTCTCGCTCCCCGCCCAGGGGTCGTCGGCCATCAGCGTCGCCGGCGGGAACGAGTATCTCGGCGCGGAGGCGGCCGGCATCTGGGCGACCTCCGGCCCGCAGGAGCCGGCCGCGATGGCGAGCATCACCAAGCTCATCACCGCGCTCGTCGTGCTCGACGCCCACCCGCTCGCGAGCCCCGAGGACCAGGGTCCGACCCTCTGGTTCGACGGCGCCGACGAGGATCTCTATGACACCTACTACGTGCAGAACGTCACGATCGCGCCGATGCCGGCGGGCAGTTCGATGACCCTCCGCGGCGCGCTCGCCACGATGCTCATCCCGTCGGCCAGCAACTACGCCGACGTGGTCTCGACCTGGGCCTTCGGGTCACGGGCCGGCTTCGTCGCGGCGGCCCGCGCCTGGCTCGACGGCCACGGCCTCGCCCAGACCACCGTGGTCGACCCGACGGGCATCAGCCCCCGGAACACCAGCACTCCCGCCGACCTCATCGCGCTCGGGCGCATCGCCGCGGCGCACCCCGACATCGCGGCGATCGTCGACACCCCGTCGGCGACGATCGGCAGCGCGGGCATCGTCAACAACACCAACGGTCTGCTCGGCACCGCCGGCATCACCGGTCTCAAGACCGGCAACCTCGGCGCCGGCACATTCGCCTTCCTGTACACCTCGCGGCTCGACGTCGGCGTGGGCACACCGCTCGCGGTCGTCGGCGTGATGCTCGGGGGTCAATCCCGCGAGTCGGTCAACGGCGACGTGCTGCGGCTGCTCGGGAGCATCCAGGAAGGCTTCCACGACGTGCCCCTGGTGACCGCCGGTCAGCAGCTCGGAGACGTCACGGCCCCGTGGGGTGGGGCGGCGCGCGTGGTGACCGCGTCGGCCGCAGACATCCGCACCTGGTCGGACACGCCGATCACGGTGACCTCCGACATCCGAACCCCCGAGACTTACGTCGACGGCGAGGTGATCGGCTCGATCACCTGGACCGCGGGGCCGCGGACGGCGACCGTCGACGTCGTGATCGAGGGCGAGATCGAACCGCCCACCGAGTGGTGGCGGCTGACTCACCCCTCCGAGCTGGGCGGCTGA
- a CDS encoding ECF transporter S component: MARPAPLTTRVLLTCAAIGVATGVLQAGAGALSGVIVAAWPILYGLVLGIHVLPGVIAQELLRQPWVALLTHVIAALVASAVVPVWIGRYIGTAILIGLLQEGVAALTSYRRWEPWRFFVSAVVVGVVIGAAIWFAADVTQFRQWQQVVYVALFVIGPIAWTAVGLGIGRALRRAGVRPPVAPLPAPAPAPKAQPPSSEG; this comes from the coding sequence GTGGCCCGACCCGCGCCCCTGACGACTCGCGTGCTTCTGACGTGCGCGGCGATCGGCGTGGCGACGGGCGTGCTGCAGGCCGGCGCCGGAGCCCTCAGCGGCGTGATCGTGGCGGCCTGGCCGATCCTGTACGGCCTCGTCCTCGGCATCCATGTCCTTCCCGGAGTGATCGCGCAGGAGCTCCTGCGCCAGCCCTGGGTCGCGCTGCTCACGCATGTCATCGCCGCGCTCGTGGCGAGTGCCGTCGTGCCGGTGTGGATCGGGCGCTACATCGGGACGGCGATCCTGATCGGTCTGCTGCAGGAGGGGGTCGCCGCCCTCACGAGTTATCGCCGATGGGAGCCTTGGCGCTTCTTCGTGTCGGCGGTGGTCGTGGGCGTGGTGATCGGCGCGGCGATCTGGTTCGCCGCCGATGTGACGCAGTTCCGCCAGTGGCAGCAGGTGGTCTACGTCGCCCTCTTCGTCATTGGCCCGATCGCCTGGACCGCGGTCGGGCTCGGCATCGGTCGCGCACTGCGCCGCGCGGGGGTGAGACCGCCGGTCGCGCCGCTTCCCGCCCCGGCCCCGGCCCCCAAGGCTCAGCCGCCCAGCTCGGAGGGGTGA